In Mercenaria mercenaria strain notata chromosome 13, MADL_Memer_1, whole genome shotgun sequence, a single window of DNA contains:
- the LOC128547966 gene encoding uncharacterized protein LOC128547966 produces the protein MLFLYPHIHTVSLSPYSSYYSFIPTSILFVYPHIHHTIPLSPHQYSSFIPTSILFLYPHIHTVCLSPHPYYSFIPTSILFLYPHIHIVPLSPHPYCSFIPTSILFVYPHIHHTVHLSQQPYCSFIPTIIHCLFIPTSILFDYPNIHTVHLSPHPCCSFIPTSILFIYPHFHTVHLSTTSIPFIYPHIHAVHLSPHPYCSFIPTSMLFIYLRFHDVHLSPHPCCSFIPTSILLIYPHNHTVHLSPHPYCSFIPNIHTIHLSPNPCCSFIPTSILFIYPHIHTVHLSPHPCCSFISTSMMFIYPHIHAVHLSPQPYCSFIPTTILFIYPHNHTVHFSPQPYCSLIPTSVLFIYPHIHNVLLFSQPYCSFIPTSILFIYPHIHTVHLSQHPYCSFISTSILFIFPHIHTVRLYINFRACMQLLSKQYGFRSDG, from the coding sequence ATGCTATTCCTTTATCCCCACATTCATACTGTTAGTTTATCCCCATATTCATCATACTATTcctttatccccacatccatactgtttgtttatccccacattcATCATACTATTCCTTTATCCCCACATCAATATAGttcatttatccccacatccatactattcctttatccccacatccatactgtttgtttatccccacatccatactatTCCTTTattcccacatccatactgttcctttatccccacatccatataGTTcctttatccccacatccatactgttcctttatccccacatccatactgtttgtttatccccacatccatcatactgttcatttatcccaacaaccatactgttcatttatcccaaCAATCATACACTGTTTGTTTATCccaacatccatactgtttgATTATCCCaacatccatactgttcatttatccccacatccatgctgttcatttatcccaacatccatactgttcatttatccccacttccatactgttcatttatccacAACATCCATACCAttcatttatccccacatccatgctgttcatttatccccacatccatactgttcatttatccccacatccatgcTGTTCATTTATCTCCGCTTCCATGATGttcatttatccccacatccatgctgttcatttatccccacatccatactgttaaTTTATCCCCACaaccatactgttcatttatccccacatccatactgttcatttatccccaaCATCCATACCATTCATTTATCCCcaaatccatgctgttcatttatccccacatccatactgttcatttatccccacatccatactgttcatttatccccacatccatgcTGTTCATTTATCTCCACTTCCATGATGttcatttatccccacatccatgctgttcatttatccccacaaccatactgttcatttatccccacaaccatactgttcatttatccccacAACCATACTGTTCATTTTTCCCCACAACCATACTGTTCATTGATCCCCACATCcgtactgttcatttatccccacatccataatgttcttttattttcacaaccatactgttcatttatccccacttccatactgttcatttatccccacatccatactgttcatttatcccaacatccatactgttcatttatctcaacatccatactgttcatttttccccacatccatactgttcgtttgtATATTAATTTCAGAGCTTGTATGCAACTATTAAGCAAACAGTATGGTTTCAGATCAGATGGCTGA